Genomic window (Minwuia thermotolerans):
GACGTCGTCCGCGGCGGACACGACGGTGACACCCTTCGCCTTCAACGCCGTCTGCGCGGCCTCGGCCGGCTCCACGATCACCACCGTCCGCGGATCGGTACCGCGCGCCAGCCAGCCGTCCAGCATGGCGCCGCCCATCTTGCCGCAACCGACGAGAAGCAGTCCGTTGGCCATCATCGTCTCCCCGAAATCCCCGCAGAATCATTCGGCGTCCTCGGGCCTGACCCGAGGACCCATGTATCCATCAACGCAGGACTGGGCCCTCGGATCAAGTCCGAGGGCGCCGTCGATGCAAAGGCCGGTGTTCCCGTCTCAGACCTGCACGAAGTCGGCGCAATAGGGGTTCGTCATGCGCTCGTTGCCGAAGGTCGACGTGTCGCCATGACCGGGCACGAAGGTGACATCGTCGCCCAGCGGCCATAGCTTCTCCCGGATCGAGGTGATGAGCTGCTGATGGTTGCCGCGCGGGAAATCTGTGCGCCCGACCGAGCCGCGGAACAGCACGTCGCCGACGATGGCGATCTTCGAGGGCTCGTGGAAGAAGATCACGTGGCCCGGCGTGTGGCCCGGGCAATGGCGGACCTGCAGCGTCATGGTGCCGACGGTGACCTCGTCGCCGTCTTCCAGCCAGCGGTCCGGCGTGAAGGAGCGGGCATGGCCGAAGCCGAAACGCTGCGCCTTCTCGTCGAGACGGTCGATCCAGAAGGTCTCCTCCTTCTGCGGCCCCTCGATCGGCAGCTCCAGCTTCTCGGCCAGTTCCGCCACCGCACCGGCATGGTCGAGATGTCCGTGGGTGACCAGGATCTTCTCCAGCCTGACGCCGTTCTCCTTCGCCACCTCCAGCAGGCGCTCGGCGTCGCCGCCGGGGTCCGTCAGGGCGCCCGCCATGGTCTCCGGATCCCAGATGACGCAGGCGTTCTGGCGGAAGGGCGTGACGGGCACGATGGCGACTTTCATGGACTTCTCCCCTTGGCTGTCATGCAGATGTAGCGGCCCCCGCCGCGCGCGTGAAGAGGCGGCGATTGACGCCCGCCATGCCCTGGGGCATCTGACGCCGGTTCCAGGGGAGGGAGCGCATGATTCGCAACGAGATCAGGGCCACGCCGATCTTCTCCGACCACATGCCGATCCGTGTGGTGGAGAAGGCGAACGGCCGCTACGTGCTGGAGACGGAGTTCAGCGACTATCACCTGAACGCCGCCGGGTCGGTCCATGGCGGCATGCTGTCGGCCTTCCTGGACTGCGGGCTGGCCGGCGGCGGCGCTTCGGCGGTCGATGACGGTAGGGGCAAGTACGGCGTCACCATGA
Coding sequences:
- a CDS encoding MBL fold metallo-hydrolase; the protein is MKVAIVPVTPFRQNACVIWDPETMAGALTDPGGDAERLLEVAKENGVRLEKILVTHGHLDHAGAVAELAEKLELPIEGPQKEETFWIDRLDEKAQRFGFGHARSFTPDRWLEDGDEVTVGTMTLQVRHCPGHTPGHVIFFHEPSKIAIVGDVLFRGSVGRTDFPRGNHQQLITSIREKLWPLGDDVTFVPGHGDTSTFGNERMTNPYCADFVQV
- a CDS encoding PaaI family thioesterase — protein: MIRNEIRATPIFSDHMPIRVVEKANGRYVLETEFSDYHLNAAGSVHGGMLSAFLDCGLAGGGASAVDDGRGKYGVTMTMTVNFVREARPGLLRCEAVVIGGGRATKFVEAKLYDDGPGAVATASGAVRVIDL